One window of the Archangium primigenium genome contains the following:
- a CDS encoding glutathione S-transferase family protein, protein MRLHGSMTSPYVRKVRVLLDEKQLPYTFVRENPRSLDSQTQTLTPLGKVPVLVLDSGRTMIDSPVILEYLDGLGGEPLLPASGEARWDVLHWTSLADGLLQALVTRLLELRRPEALRSPESLAWEERRIGRVLDVLAQADLSSGFFVGGRYSLADVAVGVALEYTDLRYPHAWRERHPALGAWLAGIAARPAFQRTVFDTVP, encoded by the coding sequence ATGAGACTCCACGGCTCGATGACGTCTCCCTACGTGCGCAAGGTGCGCGTCCTGCTCGACGAGAAGCAGCTGCCCTACACCTTCGTGCGCGAGAACCCTCGCTCGCTGGACAGCCAGACCCAAACCCTGACGCCGCTGGGCAAGGTGCCGGTGCTGGTGCTCGACAGCGGGCGCACGATGATCGACTCGCCCGTCATCCTCGAGTACCTGGATGGGCTGGGCGGCGAGCCGCTGCTGCCCGCGAGCGGTGAGGCCCGGTGGGACGTGCTGCACTGGACCTCGCTCGCCGATGGTCTGCTCCAGGCGCTGGTGACCCGGCTCCTGGAGCTGCGCCGCCCCGAGGCCCTGCGCTCTCCGGAGTCCCTCGCGTGGGAGGAGCGGCGGATCGGCCGGGTGCTGGACGTGCTCGCACAGGCGGACCTGTCGAGCGGCTTCTTCGTGGGCGGTCGCTACAGCCTGGCGGACGTCGCGGTGGGCGTGGCGCTGGAGTACACGGACCTCCGCTACCCGCACGCGTGGCGGGAGCGGCACCCGGCGCTGGGGGCGTGGCTCGCGGGCATCGCCGCGCGGCCCGCCTTCCAGCGCACCGTGTTCGACACCGTGCCCTGA
- a CDS encoding 2OG-Fe(II) oxygenase, whose protein sequence is MADSPRVTVAECELDALRSGTVDVLALLDTHLGVRVPGVLSPTECAALVRRVYAGSPFWTPDFDGVQFSLGRAWYTHLEQDREDEYFAQARTSDATVERLLPGFQARMRELIALLVRGQAHRREGWCGPGLHIFPADGWLSNNGGDVHFDTEGLTDTQYEQRARALTLVLMLQPPESGGALRLWDVAFPQREKVPDDAFQARGHDVDYRVGELLVIDSYRLHQIQPFRGGRDRISATAHAVRLDSGTDWEVWF, encoded by the coding sequence ATGGCCGATTCCCCGCGTGTCACGGTGGCCGAGTGCGAGCTGGACGCCCTGCGCTCGGGCACCGTGGATGTCCTCGCCCTGCTCGACACCCACCTGGGGGTGCGCGTGCCCGGTGTGCTCTCCCCCACCGAGTGCGCCGCGCTGGTGCGCCGGGTGTACGCGGGGAGCCCCTTCTGGACGCCGGACTTCGACGGGGTGCAGTTCTCGCTCGGCCGGGCCTGGTACACGCACCTGGAGCAGGACCGCGAGGACGAGTACTTCGCCCAGGCGCGCACCTCCGACGCCACCGTGGAGCGACTGCTGCCGGGCTTCCAGGCGCGGATGCGTGAGCTCATCGCCCTGCTGGTGCGGGGCCAGGCCCACCGGCGCGAGGGCTGGTGTGGCCCCGGCCTGCACATCTTCCCCGCCGACGGGTGGTTGTCGAACAACGGGGGCGACGTGCACTTCGACACCGAGGGCCTGACCGACACGCAGTACGAGCAGCGTGCCCGGGCCCTCACGCTCGTGCTCATGCTCCAGCCGCCGGAGTCCGGGGGGGCCCTGCGGCTCTGGGACGTGGCCTTTCCCCAACGCGAGAAGGTGCCCGACGATGCCTTCCAGGCCCGGGGGCATGACGTGGACTACCGGGTGGGCGAATTGCTCGTGATCGACAGCTACCGGCTGCACCAGATCCAACCCTTCCGGGGCGGCCGGGATCGCATCTCGGCGACCGCCCACGCCGTGCGGCTCGACTCCGGCACGGACTGGGAGGTGTGGTTCTGA
- a CDS encoding glutathionylspermidine synthase family protein, with the protein MTPPPLTYEALAERLVRTGLVTDPWLEGMPRFRAEPLLVPAARRAALYRAAEDVAAAYHELARVCAASPEFLDDFFCLTPVQKLMWQASQPVWHGVARADVFVTQDGQLAVCELNSDTPTGEVEAVLLNPLVHEGWPDTEDPNRALGERLCEMVEALAGRLLMPAPERLAVGIVYPTEIPEDLGLVRLYHQWFEARGHTVHLGSPFNLSEAPDGRVALLGAPCDVLLRHYKTDWWGERLSVWDDEESFEDRAPLTGPLALVLRACLEGRCAVVNPFGAVLTQNKRSLAFMWEHHARFSARARATIRAHIPYTVRLETLPIEELARDREQWVLKSDYGAEGDEVLVGRLTPQREWNAALVHALPGRWVAQRYFAAEESPSGETINHGVYVIAGQAAGLYTRVQRGATDPLALSTPVLITP; encoded by the coding sequence ATGACGCCGCCGCCCCTGACCTACGAGGCGCTCGCCGAGCGGCTGGTGCGCACCGGGCTCGTCACGGATCCCTGGCTGGAGGGGATGCCGCGCTTCCGGGCCGAGCCGCTGCTCGTGCCCGCCGCGCGCCGCGCCGCGCTCTACCGGGCCGCCGAGGACGTGGCGGCGGCCTACCACGAGCTGGCGCGCGTGTGCGCCGCCTCGCCCGAGTTCCTGGACGACTTCTTCTGCCTCACGCCCGTGCAGAAGCTCATGTGGCAGGCGTCCCAGCCCGTCTGGCATGGCGTGGCGCGCGCGGACGTGTTCGTGACGCAGGACGGACAGCTCGCGGTGTGCGAGCTCAACAGCGACACGCCCACGGGCGAGGTCGAGGCCGTGCTGCTCAACCCCCTGGTGCACGAGGGCTGGCCGGACACCGAGGACCCCAACCGGGCGCTGGGCGAGCGGCTGTGCGAGATGGTGGAGGCGCTGGCCGGGCGGCTGCTCATGCCCGCGCCCGAGCGGCTCGCGGTGGGCATCGTCTACCCCACGGAGATCCCCGAGGACCTGGGCCTCGTGCGGCTCTACCACCAGTGGTTCGAGGCGCGCGGGCACACGGTGCACCTGGGCTCGCCCTTCAACCTCTCCGAGGCGCCGGACGGCCGGGTGGCCCTGCTGGGCGCGCCCTGTGACGTGCTCCTGCGCCACTACAAGACGGACTGGTGGGGCGAGCGCCTGTCCGTGTGGGACGACGAGGAGTCCTTCGAGGATCGCGCGCCCCTGACGGGTCCCCTGGCCCTGGTGCTGCGCGCCTGTCTGGAGGGGCGGTGCGCGGTGGTGAATCCGTTCGGCGCGGTGCTCACCCAGAACAAGCGCTCGCTGGCGTTCATGTGGGAGCACCACGCGCGCTTCTCCGCCCGGGCACGCGCCACCATCCGCGCCCACATCCCCTACACCGTGCGCCTGGAGACGCTGCCCATCGAGGAGCTGGCGCGCGACCGCGAGCAGTGGGTGCTCAAGTCGGACTATGGCGCCGAGGGCGACGAGGTGTTGGTGGGCCGGCTCACTCCCCAGCGGGAGTGGAACGCGGCCCTGGTGCACGCGCTGCCCGGCCGCTGGGTGGCCCAGCGCTACTTCGCCGCGGAGGAGAGCCCCTCCGGGGAGACGATCAACCACGGGGTCTACGTGATCGCCGGACAGGCCGCGGGGCTCTACACGCGCGTGCAGCGCGGTGCCACCGACCCCCTGGCGTTGAGCACACCGGTGCTCATCACGCCGTGA
- a CDS encoding DUF350 domain-containing protein: protein MALRSLYLPLFGALTTIVLLLLLRAGQRLWTPAHTVRSDLEQGQLAHALVQIGQVLGLFLISGAVVAGSAEGESLAWDALWIAAHGLLAMVLLEVFGNLGVRVLLRSRLHAEVERENVAAGLAAGGHYLATGILLSKSVSGSDLGSLGVSLVFFVLAQLTLHAFVLLFRTLTVYDDAEEILGENLAAAFGYAGVTVALSIIIGHAVEGTFVDWGTSLRGYGLALLFALALYPVRQLFVQTLLLGARFSFRGGRLDQGIAVERNLGMGVMEAVSYLAAAFLVTRLG from the coding sequence ATGGCGCTGCGATCCCTCTACCTGCCCCTCTTCGGCGCGCTCACCACGATCGTGCTCCTGCTGCTCCTGCGCGCCGGCCAGCGGTTGTGGACGCCCGCGCATACGGTCCGCTCGGACCTGGAGCAGGGCCAGCTCGCCCACGCGCTCGTGCAGATCGGCCAAGTGCTCGGCCTGTTCCTCATCTCCGGCGCGGTGGTGGCGGGCAGCGCGGAAGGCGAGAGCCTGGCCTGGGACGCGCTGTGGATCGCCGCCCACGGCCTGCTGGCCATGGTGCTGCTGGAGGTGTTCGGCAACCTGGGCGTCCGGGTGCTCCTGCGCTCGCGGCTGCACGCCGAGGTGGAGCGCGAGAACGTGGCGGCGGGGCTCGCCGCCGGCGGGCACTACCTGGCCACCGGCATCCTCCTGTCCAAGTCGGTGTCCGGCTCGGACCTGGGCTCGCTCGGTGTGTCGCTCGTCTTCTTCGTGCTCGCCCAGCTCACCCTGCATGCCTTCGTGCTGCTCTTCCGCACGCTCACCGTCTACGACGACGCCGAGGAGATCCTCGGGGAGAACCTGGCCGCGGCGTTCGGCTACGCGGGCGTCACCGTGGCGCTCTCGATCATCATCGGCCACGCGGTGGAGGGCACCTTCGTGGACTGGGGCACGTCCCTGCGCGGCTACGGGCTGGCGCTGCTGTTCGCGCTGGCGCTCTACCCGGTGCGCCAGCTCTTCGTGCAGACGCTGCTGCTCGGTGCGCGCTTCTCCTTTCGCGGCGGCCGGTTGGACCAGGGCATCGCCGTCGAGCGCAACCTGGGCATGGGCGTGATGGAGGCCGTGTCCTATCTGGCCGCCGCCTTCCTCGTGACGCGCCTCGGATGA
- a CDS encoding ATP-binding cassette domain-containing protein, whose amino-acid sequence MSLIRAHRVAFAFSDAHSLFSDVEFHLAPGWTGLVGANGAGKSTLLRLLSRELNPTEGHLRFEPPSALVRLCPQRVEALTPDVLAFAEASDARARRLLGQLGLDVTALGRWPTLSPGERKRWQVGAALAQEPDVLLLDEPTNHLDAEARDWLLSALRRFRGVGVLVSHDRALLESLTTTTLRVHGGGVRLWPGAYAAAREAWEAELDARRTSRQGAQDEHRRLQQRLVKTRQDQASASAARNAGNRLKDKYDNDARSMGAKVVAGWADMQHGRRVANTRREVEKAAAAIESIEVEKSVGRSVFVDYVRPPHPLLFSLDVPELRAGEVALFGPLRLDVPREARIRIEGPNGVGKSTLLRALLDQARVPLERVLYLPQDVGDAEAREALEAVRELPPEEKGRVLSLVAALGVEPDTLLASAQPSPGEARKLLIARGLGQHAWALVLDEPSNHLDLPSLERLEEALQGYPGALVLVSHDTHFARRCTTERWRVEAGRVDVTSE is encoded by the coding sequence GCCCATTCCCTCTTCTCCGACGTGGAGTTCCACCTCGCCCCCGGCTGGACGGGGCTCGTCGGCGCTAATGGCGCGGGCAAGTCCACCCTGCTGCGCTTGTTGTCCCGGGAGCTGAACCCCACCGAGGGCCACCTGCGCTTCGAGCCGCCCTCGGCGCTCGTGCGGCTGTGCCCCCAACGCGTGGAGGCCCTCACCCCGGACGTGCTCGCCTTCGCCGAGGCCTCGGACGCGCGCGCCCGGCGGCTCTTGGGCCAGCTCGGCCTGGACGTCACGGCGCTCGGGCGCTGGCCCACGCTCTCGCCCGGGGAGCGCAAGCGCTGGCAGGTGGGCGCCGCGCTCGCCCAGGAGCCCGACGTGCTCCTGCTCGACGAGCCCACCAACCACCTGGACGCCGAGGCCCGGGACTGGCTCCTGTCCGCCCTGCGCCGCTTCCGGGGCGTGGGCGTGCTCGTGTCCCATGACCGCGCGCTGCTCGAGTCGCTCACCACCACCACGCTGCGCGTGCACGGCGGCGGCGTGCGGCTGTGGCCCGGGGCCTATGCCGCCGCGCGCGAGGCCTGGGAGGCGGAGCTGGACGCGCGCCGCACATCCCGGCAGGGCGCCCAGGACGAGCACCGCCGGCTCCAGCAGCGGCTGGTGAAGACGCGCCAGGACCAGGCCTCGGCCTCCGCCGCGCGCAACGCCGGCAACCGCCTCAAGGACAAGTACGACAACGACGCGCGGAGCATGGGCGCCAAGGTGGTGGCCGGCTGGGCGGACATGCAGCACGGCCGCCGCGTGGCCAACACCCGCCGCGAGGTGGAGAAGGCCGCCGCCGCCATCGAGTCCATCGAGGTGGAGAAGAGCGTGGGCCGCTCCGTCTTCGTCGACTACGTGCGCCCACCCCACCCGCTGCTCTTCAGCCTGGACGTGCCGGAGCTCCGCGCGGGCGAGGTGGCGCTGTTCGGCCCCCTGCGGCTCGACGTCCCCCGCGAGGCGCGCATCCGCATCGAGGGTCCCAACGGCGTCGGCAAGAGCACCCTGCTCCGGGCCCTGTTGGACCAGGCGCGGGTGCCGCTGGAGCGCGTGCTCTACCTGCCCCAGGACGTGGGCGACGCGGAGGCCCGCGAGGCCCTGGAGGCCGTGCGCGAGCTGCCGCCCGAGGAGAAGGGCCGCGTGCTGTCGCTCGTGGCCGCGCTCGGGGTGGAGCCGGACACGCTGCTCGCCTCGGCACAGCCCTCGCCGGGCGAGGCGCGCAAGCTGCTCATCGCCCGGGGCCTCGGCCAGCACGCGTGGGCGCTCGTGCTCGACGAGCCCTCCAACCACCTGGACCTGCCCTCCCTGGAGCGATTGGAGGAGGCGCTCCAGGGCTACCCGGGCGCCCTGGTGCTCGTGTCCCACGACACGCACTTCGCGCGGCGCTGCACCACGGAGCGCTGGCGGGTGGAGGCGGGCCGCGTGGACGTCACCTCCGAGTGA